One part of the Lapillicoccus jejuensis genome encodes these proteins:
- the proB gene encoding glutamate 5-kinase, which yields MRDAVVAARRVVVKVGSSSLTGPDGRIDAARLVALVDAVAARRLAGTSVVLVSSGAIAAGLGPLGLATRPRDLATQQAAASVGQGALVAAYQSAFGGHGLTVGQVLLTADDVTRRAHYANARRTLDRLLDLGTVPVVNENDTVATHEIRFGDNDRLAALVAHLVHADALVLLSDVDALYDGPPSRPGARRLEVVAGPADLDGVVVKGSGSKVGTGGMTTKIEAAGIATAAGITTVLTSAEKAGEALAGDEVGTVFLPTGSPRPSRLLWLAHATTPRGRLVLDDGAVGAVVGRRKSLLPAGITAVEGSFGEGDPVDLVDADGRAVARGLVNYASDELPPMLGRSTKALARDLGQQYEREVVHRDDLVLL from the coding sequence GTGCGCGACGCGGTCGTCGCGGCCCGGCGGGTCGTCGTCAAGGTCGGCTCGTCGTCGCTGACCGGCCCGGACGGCCGGATCGACGCCGCCCGGCTGGTGGCGCTCGTCGACGCCGTCGCGGCGCGGCGGCTGGCCGGGACCTCGGTCGTGCTCGTCTCGTCGGGGGCCATCGCCGCCGGGCTGGGTCCGCTGGGGCTGGCGACGCGCCCGCGTGACCTCGCCACGCAGCAGGCGGCGGCCAGCGTCGGGCAGGGGGCGCTCGTGGCGGCGTACCAGTCCGCGTTCGGCGGGCACGGGCTGACCGTGGGGCAGGTGCTGCTCACCGCGGACGACGTCACGCGGCGCGCGCACTACGCCAACGCCCGGCGCACCCTCGACCGGCTGCTCGACCTCGGGACCGTGCCGGTCGTCAACGAGAACGACACCGTCGCGACCCACGAGATCCGCTTCGGCGACAACGACCGACTGGCCGCGCTCGTCGCCCACCTCGTGCACGCCGACGCGCTCGTGCTCCTCTCCGACGTCGACGCGCTGTACGACGGCCCGCCCTCGCGGCCGGGCGCGCGGCGGCTGGAGGTCGTCGCCGGACCGGCCGACCTCGACGGCGTCGTCGTCAAGGGGTCGGGCTCGAAGGTCGGCACCGGCGGCATGACGACGAAGATCGAGGCCGCCGGCATCGCGACGGCGGCCGGCATCACGACGGTGCTGACGTCCGCCGAGAAGGCGGGGGAGGCCCTGGCCGGCGACGAGGTCGGCACGGTGTTCCTCCCGACCGGCTCGCCCCGGCCGTCGCGGCTGCTGTGGCTGGCGCACGCGACGACCCCGCGCGGCCGGCTGGTCCTCGACGACGGCGCCGTCGGTGCGGTCGTGGGCCGCCGCAAGTCGCTGCTGCCGGCGGGCATCACGGCCGTCGAGGGCTCGTTCGGCGAGGGCGACCCGGTCGACCTCGTCGACGCCGACGGCCGCGCCGTCGCCCGCGGCCTGGTCAACTACGCCTCCGACGAGCTGCCGCCGATGCTCGGCCGCTCCACCAAGGCCCTCGCCCGCGACCTCGGTCAGCAGTACGAGCGGGAGGTCGTCCACCGCGACGACCTCGTCCTGCTGTAG